The Hyphomonadaceae bacterium ML37 genome includes a region encoding these proteins:
- the thiE gene encoding thiamine phosphate synthase, producing MSELYLLTPPRIDARFEALLTRTLDAGRVAALQIRLKDHEPGDIRALAPGLIAAARARGVTVILNDDPALAAELGCDGVHVGQEDASYAQARAAMGPKGLVGVTCHDSRHLAMVAGERGADYVAFGSVFPTATKTPKTSAPLELISWWRELFELPCVAIGGITPDNAAPVIEAGADYIAVCAGVWSHPKGPEHACAAFSKLLD from the coding sequence ATGAGCGAGCTTTACCTTCTCACTCCGCCGCGCATTGACGCGCGCTTTGAAGCCCTGCTGACGCGGACGCTGGACGCCGGACGCGTCGCGGCGTTGCAGATCCGGCTGAAGGATCATGAGCCGGGCGATATCCGCGCGCTGGCCCCCGGCCTGATCGCCGCGGCGCGGGCGCGTGGTGTCACGGTGATCCTCAATGATGATCCGGCGCTGGCCGCCGAGCTGGGCTGTGACGGGGTGCATGTGGGGCAGGAGGACGCCAGCTACGCGCAGGCGCGCGCCGCCATGGGACCCAAGGGACTGGTGGGCGTCACCTGTCACGACAGCCGCCATCTGGCCATGGTCGCGGGCGAACGCGGGGCGGACTATGTCGCCTTCGGCTCGGTCTTTCCCACCGCCACGAAAACGCCCAAGACATCCGCACCTTTGGAGCTGATCAGCTGGTGGCGCGAGCTGTTTGAACTGCCTTGCGTCGCCATTGGGGGCATCACGCCTGACAACGCCGCTCCGGTGATCGAGGCCGGCGCCGATTACATCGCTGTGTGCGCCGGAGTGTGGTCGCACCCGAAAGGACCTGAACACGCATGCGCGGCTTTCTCAAAATTGCTGGACTGA
- a CDS encoding phenylalanine 4-monooxygenase produces the protein MADDIAGHARAQSIPGMGDAYFDPLLQDAGEGLEGPGGAMHRYAKRPEGYTLGADDFDADSWLLARQPRYTEAEHHRWRLLFENQRKMLPGRACSDFMKGFNALEGAMKDGIPEFADLNKVLEPATGWTVVAVPELIPDNVFFWHLENRRFPAGAFIRGGKPKTSRVRKANEGRAPEHIAYERVEDDLFYLQEPDIFHDVFGHVPMLMDPFFADYIAAYGKGGRRAIEHNRLKNFGAIYWYTVEFGLIQEDNGLRIYGAGILSSPDETLFSLYSDSPHRIALNVDRVMRTDYVISDFQDTYFVIDSLEALHKATAGRDFGPIYQRLPAGFTYATTALLDTDTVVHAGTQEYKFNGGKGKPRAMEHMTALRDAHGR, from the coding sequence ATGGCCGACGACATCGCAGGACACGCGCGCGCCCAGTCCATCCCGGGCATGGGGGACGCCTATTTCGATCCGCTGCTGCAGGACGCCGGCGAGGGGCTTGAGGGTCCCGGCGGCGCCATGCACCGCTACGCTAAACGCCCCGAAGGCTACACGCTGGGCGCTGACGACTTCGATGCCGACAGCTGGCTGCTCGCCCGCCAGCCGCGCTATACCGAGGCCGAGCATCACCGCTGGCGGCTCCTGTTCGAAAACCAGCGCAAAATGCTGCCCGGCCGCGCCTGCAGTGACTTCATGAAGGGCTTCAACGCCCTTGAAGGCGCCATGAAGGACGGCATTCCGGAGTTTGCCGACCTCAACAAGGTGCTGGAGCCCGCCACCGGCTGGACCGTGGTGGCGGTGCCCGAACTGATCCCAGACAACGTCTTCTTCTGGCATCTGGAGAACCGGCGCTTTCCCGCCGGCGCCTTCATCCGCGGCGGCAAGCCTAAGACATCCAGGGTGCGCAAGGCCAATGAGGGGCGCGCGCCCGAGCACATCGCCTATGAGCGGGTGGAGGATGACCTGTTCTATCTGCAGGAGCCGGACATTTTCCACGACGTGTTCGGCCATGTGCCCATGCTCATGGATCCGTTCTTCGCCGACTATATCGCCGCCTATGGCAAGGGTGGGCGGCGCGCGATCGAGCATAACCGTCTGAAGAATTTCGGCGCGATCTACTGGTATACGGTGGAGTTCGGCCTGATCCAGGAGGATAACGGCCTGCGCATCTATGGCGCGGGCATTTTGTCCTCGCCGGACGAGACATTGTTCTCGCTCTACTCCGACAGCCCGCACCGCATTGCGCTCAATGTCGACCGGGTGATGCGCACCGACTATGTGATCAGCGATTTCCAGGACACGTATTTCGTCATCGACTCGCTTGAAGCCCTGCACAAGGCCACAGCCGGGCGCGATTTCGGGCCGATCTACCAGCGCCTGCCCGCCGGCTTCACCTACGCCACCACCGCGCTTCTGGACACCGACACCGTCGTCCATGCGGGTACTCAGGAATACAAGTTCAATGGCGGCAAGGGCAAACCACGCGCCATGGAGCACATGACCGCCCTGCGCGACGCGCACGGTCGCTGA
- a CDS encoding iron-containing alcohol dehydrogenase: MTTAFAFKTVPHILFEPGASARLAQTAAPALKGARRILFVTDAGVRSAGLCDGALAGLAEAGLDVLVHDQIIPDPPEQTVFDAVQAGREFGAQAVIGFGGGSPMDTAKVVAVLLSGEQALREMYGVQQVRASRPPLILLPTTAGTGSEVTNVAVLTTGATSKRGIAADALYADMAILDPDLTLGLPRHPTAYTGIDAMVHAIEAFTNKRAKNPVSDALALAALKKLHGSILRACADGSDRDARGDMLLGAMLAGQAFSNSPCAGVHAMAYPLGGMFHVPHGLSNAVVLPPVLRFNAPAAERLYAEIAAHLGLHASSDGLIEEMDRIAAEVGIERRLTELGISHNHIPAMAADVAANDRLLPNNPREMDYASIVAMFEEIL, from the coding sequence ATGACCACCGCCTTCGCCTTCAAGACCGTGCCGCACATATTGTTCGAGCCCGGCGCCAGCGCCCGTCTGGCGCAGACCGCGGCCCCCGCACTCAAGGGCGCGCGGCGCATTCTGTTCGTCACCGATGCCGGGGTGCGCAGTGCGGGCCTGTGCGACGGCGCGCTGGCGGGACTGGCCGAGGCGGGGCTCGACGTGCTGGTCCATGACCAGATCATACCCGACCCGCCCGAGCAGACGGTGTTTGACGCCGTGCAGGCCGGACGTGAATTCGGGGCGCAGGCGGTGATCGGGTTTGGCGGCGGCAGCCCCATGGACACCGCCAAAGTGGTCGCCGTGCTGCTGTCAGGCGAGCAGGCCCTGAGGGAAATGTATGGCGTGCAACAGGTGCGCGCGAGCCGCCCGCCCCTGATCCTTCTGCCCACCACGGCCGGCACGGGATCGGAGGTGACCAATGTGGCCGTGCTCACCACCGGCGCCACCTCCAAGCGCGGCATCGCGGCCGATGCGCTCTATGCCGACATGGCGATCCTGGACCCGGATCTGACGCTGGGCCTGCCGCGCCACCCCACCGCCTATACCGGCATTGACGCCATGGTCCACGCCATCGAGGCCTTCACCAACAAGCGCGCCAAGAACCCGGTGTCCGACGCTCTGGCGCTGGCGGCGCTCAAAAAACTGCACGGGTCGATCCTGCGCGCCTGCGCTGACGGGTCCGACAGGGACGCACGCGGCGACATGTTGCTGGGCGCCATGCTGGCCGGCCAGGCCTTCTCCAACTCCCCTTGCGCGGGCGTGCACGCCATGGCCTATCCGCTCGGCGGCATGTTCCACGTGCCCCACGGCTTGTCCAACGCCGTCGTCCTGCCGCCCGTGCTGCGCTTCAACGCCCCGGCGGCGGAGCGGCTGTATGCAGAGATCGCCGCCCATCTGGGCCTGCACGCGTCCTCCGACGGCCTGATCGAAGAGATGGACCGCATCGCGGCGGAGGTGGGCATAGAGCGGCGCCTGACAGAGCTCGGGATCAGCCACAACCACATCCCGGCCATGGCCGCGGACGTGGCTGCCAATGACCGGCTCCTGCCGAACAATCCGCGCGAGATGGACTATGCCTCCATCGTGGCGATGTTTGAGGAAATTCTGTAA